One Anser cygnoides isolate HZ-2024a breed goose chromosome 6, Taihu_goose_T2T_genome, whole genome shotgun sequence genomic region harbors:
- the PRPF40A gene encoding pre-mRNA-processing factor 40 homolog A isoform X2, protein MSGGDSAAAAAAASPQPLPFSLPKPPPLMQLTPGDAVRPVAAAAADQSPKGSRLAGRPDWPAGKPVSLLAPLLPPRGEPEPLMPFGPSSRQPLRGRLLGRCGGGSLLSPAMRPGAVDRGSLMMGHPGMPHYPPMGMHPMGQRPPNMPPVPHGMMPQMMPPMGGPPMGQMPGMMQSVMPGMMMSHMSQAAMQPTVPPGVNSMDAQVGVTPPGTQSSVLFRPQTTHPVVCAAQQTATTNSSVNEEHSKQKSTWTEHKSPDGRTYYYNTETKQSTWEKPDDLKTPAEQLLSKCPWKEYKSDSGKPYYYNSQTKESRWAKPKELEDLEAMIKAEENSTKPEESAATSSATGEAANTTTTATTAAETAAAVTTTTTAATAASEGETAAASGTENESTAAATAEEQGQQATSAPAAQEQSAETAANAADDSSKQEGSADASSKKEDDDAQPVKKTYTWNTKEEAKQAFKELLKEKRVPSNASWEQAMKMIINDPRYSALAKLSEKKQAFNAYKVQTEKEEKEEARSKYKEAKESFQRFLENHEKMTSTTRYKKAEQMFGEMEVWNAISERDRLEIYEDVLFFLSKKEKEQAKQLRKRNWEALKNILDNMANVTYCTTWSEAQQYLMDNPTFAEDEELQNMDKEDALICFEEHIRALEKEEEEEKQKSLLRERRRQRKNRESFQIFLDELHEHGQLHSMSSWMELYPTISSDIRFTNMLGQPGSTALDLFKFYVEDLKARYHDEKKIIKDILKDKGFVVEVNTSFEDFVTVISSTKRATTLDAGNIKLAFNSLLEKAEAREREREKEEARKMKRKESAFKSMLKQATPPIELDAVWEDIRDRFVKEPAFEDITLESERKRIFKDFMHVLEHECQHHHSKNKKHSKKSKKHHRKRSRSRSGSESEDDDSHSKKKRQRSESRSVSERSSSAESERSYKKSKKHKKKSKKRRHKSDSPESDIEREKDKKERERESEKDRARQRSESKHKSPTKKRPGKDSGNWDTSGSELSEGELEKQRRTLLEQLDEDQ, encoded by the exons GCTGGCGGGCCGCCCCGATTGGCCGGCGGGCAAGCCAGTCAGCCTGCTGGCGCCGCTGCTCCCGCCCCGCGGCGAGCCCGAGCCCCTGATGCCCTTCGGGCCCTCGTCGCGGCAGCCGCTGCGGGGGCGGCTCCTGGGCAGGTGCGGCGGGGGCAGCCTGCTGAGCCCCGCCATGCGGCCCGGGGCCGTCGACCGCGGCTCGCTTATG ATGGGACACCCAGGGATGCCACATTACCCGCCCATGGGAATGCACCCCATGGGGCAGAGGCCACCGAACATGCCGCCGGTTCCGCATGGTATGATGCCTCAGATGATGCCTCCCATGGGAGGACCACCGATGGGGCAG ATGCCTGGAATGATGCAGTCGGTAATGCCCGGAATGATGATGTCTCACATGTCCCAAGCTGCTATGCAGCCTACAGTTCCG CCAGGGGTGAACAGCATGGACGCGCAAGTAG gtgtaaCGCCACCTGGAACTCAG AGCTCTGTTTTGTTTCGCCCTCAGACAACGCATCCCGTAGTTTGTGCAGCTCAGCAAACCGCCACAACCAACAGTTCTGTTAACGAAGAGCACTCTAAACAG AAATCTACGTGGACGGAACACAAATCACCTGATGGAAGAACATACTACTATAATACTGAAACAAAGCAGTCTACCTGGGAGAAGCCAGATGATCTCAAAACACCAGCTGAG cAATTGTTGTCGAAGTGTCCCTGGAAAGAGTACAAATCTGATTCTGGAAAGCCATATTACTATAATTCCCAAACAAAGGAATCGCGCTGGGCAAAACCCAAAGAACTTGAAGATCTTGAAG CAATgattaaagcagaagaaaacag CACCAAGCCTGAAGAGTCAGCTGCAACGTCATCTGCTACGGGAGAAGCAGCAAACACAACCACCACAGCCACAACTGCTGCGGAAACCGCAGCAGCTGTAACCACCACCACTActgcagcaacagcagcctctGAAGGCGaaactgctgcagcttctgggACAGAAAATGAGAGTACTGCCGCAGCCACAGCAGAGGAACAGGGACAGCAAGCAACTTCTGCACCTGCTGCACAGGAACAGAGTGCAGAAACTGCAGCTAACGCAGCGGATGATTCTTCCAAGCAGGAGGGTTCAGCAGA TGCTTCTTCAAAGAAAGAGGACGATGATGCACAGCCAGTTAAAAAAACCTATACGTGGAATacaaaggaagaagcaaagcaagcaTTTAAAGAACTCCtaaaagaaaag AGAGTACCGTCTAATGCGTCTTGGGAGCAAGCTATGAAGATGATCATTAATGATCCTAGATACAG TGCTTTGGCAAAGTTGAGTGAAAAAAAGCAAGCCTTTAATGCTTACAAagttcaaacagaaaaagaagaaaaagaagaagcaagATCAAAATACAAAGAAGCTAAAGAATCCTTCCAGCGTTTTCTTGAAAACCATGAAAAGATGACATCCACAACAAGATACAA AAAAGCTGAACAAATGTTTGGGGAGATGGAAGTCTGGAATGCAATATCTGAGCGTGATCGTCTTGAAATTTATGAGGATGTCTTGTTTTTTCTGTCTAAGAAAGAGAAG GAACAAGCCAAACAGTTGCGAAAGAGGAATTGGGAAGCTTTAAAGAACATACTAGATAACATGGCTAATGTCACTTACTGCACTACTTGGTCAGAGGCTCAGCAGTATCTGATGGACAATCCTACGTTTGCAGAAGATGAGGAACTTCAGA ATATGGATAAGGAAGATGCGCTGATCTGTTTTGAAGAGCATATCAGGGCActggaaaaagaggaggaagaagaaaaacagaaaagcttgcTTAGAGAAAGAAGGCGGCAGCGTAAAAATAGAGAGTCTTTCCAG ATATTTTTAGATGAACTTCATGAGCATGGACAATTACATTCAATGTCCTCTTGGATGGAGTTGTACCCAACCATAAGCTCTGACATCAGATTCACTAATATGCTTGGTCAACCTG GATCGACAGCACTTGATCTTTTCAAGTTCTATGTTGAAGACTTAAAAGCACGTTACCATGATGAAAAGAAGATAATAAAAGATATCTTAAAG gataAAGGATTTGTGGTTGAAGTGAACACTTCTTTTGAAGACTTTGTTACGGTCATCAGCTCAACTAAAAGAGCTACAACtttagatgcaggaaatatCAAGCTGGCCTTCAATAGT CTGCTAGAAAAGGCAGAAGCCCgtgaaagagagagggaaaaagaagaagctCGTAAAATGAAGCGCAAAGAGTCTGCCTTCAAGAGTATGTTGAAACAAGCTACTCCTCCGATTGAATTGGATGCTGTCTGGGAAGAT atcaGAGATAGATTTGTGAAAGAGCCAGCATTTGAAGACATCACTCTGgagtctgaaagaaaaagaatatttaaagattTCATGCATGTACTAgag CATGAATGTCAGCACCATCATTCAAAGAACAAGAAACATTCTAAAAAGTCTAAAAAACATCACAGGAAGCGGTCTCGCTCTCGTTCG GGCTCAGAGTCTGAGGACGATGATAGTcattcaaagaagaaaaggcaacGGTCAGAATCTAGATCTGTTTCTGAGCGTTCTTCCAGTGCAGAATCTg AGAGAAGTTACAAGAAgtcaaaaaaacacaagaaaaagagcaagaagagaAGACATAAGTCT GATTCACCAGAATCAGATATTGAAcgagaaaaagacaaaaaagaaagagagagagaaagtgaaaAGGATAGAGCTAGACAAAGATCTGAATCAAAACATAAATCTCCGACTAAAAAACGACCTGGAAAAGATTCT ggTAACTGGGATACTTCAGGCAGTGAACTGAGCGAAGGGGAGCTGGAAAAACAGAGGCGGACTCTTTTGGAACAACTGGATGAAGATCAATGA
- the PRPF40A gene encoding pre-mRNA-processing factor 40 homolog A isoform X1, whose translation MSGGDSAAAAAAASPQPLPFSLPKPPPLMQLTPGDAVRPVAAAAADQSPKGSRLAGRPDWPAGKPVSLLAPLLPPRGEPEPLMPFGPSSRQPLRGRLLGRCGGGSLLSPAMRPGAVDRGSLMMGHPGMPHYPPMGMHPMGQRPPNMPPVPHGMMPQMMPPMGGPPMGQMPGMMQSVMPGMMMSHMSQAAMQPTVPPGVNSMDAQVGVTPPGTQSSVLFRPQTTHPVVCAAQQTATTNSSVNEEHSKQKSTWTEHKSPDGRTYYYNTETKQSTWEKPDDLKTPAEQLLSKCPWKEYKSDSGKPYYYNSQTKESRWAKPKELEDLEAMIKAEENSTKPEESAATSSATGEAANTTTTATTAAETAAAVTTTTTAATAASEGETAAASGTENESTAAATAEEQGQQATSAPAAQEQSAETAANAADDSSKQEGSADASSKKEDDDAQPVKKTYTWNTKEEAKQAFKELLKEKRVPSNASWEQAMKMIINDPRYSALAKLSEKKQAFNAYKVQTEKEEKEEARSKYKEAKESFQRFLENHEKMTSTTRYKKAEQMFGEMEVWNAISERDRLEIYEDVLFFLSKKEKEQAKQLRKRNWEALKNILDNMANVTYCTTWSEAQQYLMDNPTFAEDEELQNMDKEDALICFEEHIRALEKEEEEEKQKSLLRERRRQRKNRESFQIFLDELHEHGQLHSMSSWMELYPTISSDIRFTNMLGQPVFSSGSTALDLFKFYVEDLKARYHDEKKIIKDILKDKGFVVEVNTSFEDFVTVISSTKRATTLDAGNIKLAFNSLLEKAEAREREREKEEARKMKRKESAFKSMLKQATPPIELDAVWEDIRDRFVKEPAFEDITLESERKRIFKDFMHVLEHECQHHHSKNKKHSKKSKKHHRKRSRSRSGSESEDDDSHSKKKRQRSESRSVSERSSSAESERSYKKSKKHKKKSKKRRHKSDSPESDIEREKDKKERERESEKDRARQRSESKHKSPTKKRPGKDSGNWDTSGSELSEGELEKQRRTLLEQLDEDQ comes from the exons GCTGGCGGGCCGCCCCGATTGGCCGGCGGGCAAGCCAGTCAGCCTGCTGGCGCCGCTGCTCCCGCCCCGCGGCGAGCCCGAGCCCCTGATGCCCTTCGGGCCCTCGTCGCGGCAGCCGCTGCGGGGGCGGCTCCTGGGCAGGTGCGGCGGGGGCAGCCTGCTGAGCCCCGCCATGCGGCCCGGGGCCGTCGACCGCGGCTCGCTTATG ATGGGACACCCAGGGATGCCACATTACCCGCCCATGGGAATGCACCCCATGGGGCAGAGGCCACCGAACATGCCGCCGGTTCCGCATGGTATGATGCCTCAGATGATGCCTCCCATGGGAGGACCACCGATGGGGCAG ATGCCTGGAATGATGCAGTCGGTAATGCCCGGAATGATGATGTCTCACATGTCCCAAGCTGCTATGCAGCCTACAGTTCCG CCAGGGGTGAACAGCATGGACGCGCAAGTAG gtgtaaCGCCACCTGGAACTCAG AGCTCTGTTTTGTTTCGCCCTCAGACAACGCATCCCGTAGTTTGTGCAGCTCAGCAAACCGCCACAACCAACAGTTCTGTTAACGAAGAGCACTCTAAACAG AAATCTACGTGGACGGAACACAAATCACCTGATGGAAGAACATACTACTATAATACTGAAACAAAGCAGTCTACCTGGGAGAAGCCAGATGATCTCAAAACACCAGCTGAG cAATTGTTGTCGAAGTGTCCCTGGAAAGAGTACAAATCTGATTCTGGAAAGCCATATTACTATAATTCCCAAACAAAGGAATCGCGCTGGGCAAAACCCAAAGAACTTGAAGATCTTGAAG CAATgattaaagcagaagaaaacag CACCAAGCCTGAAGAGTCAGCTGCAACGTCATCTGCTACGGGAGAAGCAGCAAACACAACCACCACAGCCACAACTGCTGCGGAAACCGCAGCAGCTGTAACCACCACCACTActgcagcaacagcagcctctGAAGGCGaaactgctgcagcttctgggACAGAAAATGAGAGTACTGCCGCAGCCACAGCAGAGGAACAGGGACAGCAAGCAACTTCTGCACCTGCTGCACAGGAACAGAGTGCAGAAACTGCAGCTAACGCAGCGGATGATTCTTCCAAGCAGGAGGGTTCAGCAGA TGCTTCTTCAAAGAAAGAGGACGATGATGCACAGCCAGTTAAAAAAACCTATACGTGGAATacaaaggaagaagcaaagcaagcaTTTAAAGAACTCCtaaaagaaaag AGAGTACCGTCTAATGCGTCTTGGGAGCAAGCTATGAAGATGATCATTAATGATCCTAGATACAG TGCTTTGGCAAAGTTGAGTGAAAAAAAGCAAGCCTTTAATGCTTACAAagttcaaacagaaaaagaagaaaaagaagaagcaagATCAAAATACAAAGAAGCTAAAGAATCCTTCCAGCGTTTTCTTGAAAACCATGAAAAGATGACATCCACAACAAGATACAA AAAAGCTGAACAAATGTTTGGGGAGATGGAAGTCTGGAATGCAATATCTGAGCGTGATCGTCTTGAAATTTATGAGGATGTCTTGTTTTTTCTGTCTAAGAAAGAGAAG GAACAAGCCAAACAGTTGCGAAAGAGGAATTGGGAAGCTTTAAAGAACATACTAGATAACATGGCTAATGTCACTTACTGCACTACTTGGTCAGAGGCTCAGCAGTATCTGATGGACAATCCTACGTTTGCAGAAGATGAGGAACTTCAGA ATATGGATAAGGAAGATGCGCTGATCTGTTTTGAAGAGCATATCAGGGCActggaaaaagaggaggaagaagaaaaacagaaaagcttgcTTAGAGAAAGAAGGCGGCAGCGTAAAAATAGAGAGTCTTTCCAG ATATTTTTAGATGAACTTCATGAGCATGGACAATTACATTCAATGTCCTCTTGGATGGAGTTGTACCCAACCATAAGCTCTGACATCAGATTCACTAATATGCTTGGTCAACCTG TTTTTTCATCAGGATCGACAGCACTTGATCTTTTCAAGTTCTATGTTGAAGACTTAAAAGCACGTTACCATGATGAAAAGAAGATAATAAAAGATATCTTAAAG gataAAGGATTTGTGGTTGAAGTGAACACTTCTTTTGAAGACTTTGTTACGGTCATCAGCTCAACTAAAAGAGCTACAACtttagatgcaggaaatatCAAGCTGGCCTTCAATAGT CTGCTAGAAAAGGCAGAAGCCCgtgaaagagagagggaaaaagaagaagctCGTAAAATGAAGCGCAAAGAGTCTGCCTTCAAGAGTATGTTGAAACAAGCTACTCCTCCGATTGAATTGGATGCTGTCTGGGAAGAT atcaGAGATAGATTTGTGAAAGAGCCAGCATTTGAAGACATCACTCTGgagtctgaaagaaaaagaatatttaaagattTCATGCATGTACTAgag CATGAATGTCAGCACCATCATTCAAAGAACAAGAAACATTCTAAAAAGTCTAAAAAACATCACAGGAAGCGGTCTCGCTCTCGTTCG GGCTCAGAGTCTGAGGACGATGATAGTcattcaaagaagaaaaggcaacGGTCAGAATCTAGATCTGTTTCTGAGCGTTCTTCCAGTGCAGAATCTg AGAGAAGTTACAAGAAgtcaaaaaaacacaagaaaaagagcaagaagagaAGACATAAGTCT GATTCACCAGAATCAGATATTGAAcgagaaaaagacaaaaaagaaagagagagagaaagtgaaaAGGATAGAGCTAGACAAAGATCTGAATCAAAACATAAATCTCCGACTAAAAAACGACCTGGAAAAGATTCT ggTAACTGGGATACTTCAGGCAGTGAACTGAGCGAAGGGGAGCTGGAAAAACAGAGGCGGACTCTTTTGGAACAACTGGATGAAGATCAATGA
- the PRPF40A gene encoding pre-mRNA-processing factor 40 homolog A isoform X5, with translation MSGGDSAAAAAAASPQPLPFSLPKPPPLMQLTPGDAVRPVAAAAADQSPKGSRLAGRPDWPAGKPVSLLAPLLPPRGEPEPLMPFGPSSRQPLRGRLLGRCGGGSLLSPAMRPGAVDRGSLMMGHPGMPHYPPMGMHPMGQRPPNMPPVPHGMMPQMMPPMGGPPMGQMPGMMQSVMPGMMMSHMSQAAMQPTVPPGVNSMDAQVGVTPPGTQSSVLFRPQTTHPVVCAAQQTATTNSSVNEEHSKQKSTWTEHKSPDGRTYYYNTETKQSTWEKPDDLKTPAEQLLSKCPWKEYKSDSGKPYYYNSQTKESRWAKPKELEDLEAMIKAEENSTKPEESAATSSATGEAANTTTTATTAAETAAAVTTTTTAATAASEGETAAASGTENESTAAATAEEQGQQATSAPAAQEQSAETAANAADDSSKQEGSADASSKKEDDDAQPVKKTYTWNTKEEAKQAFKELLKEKRVPSNASWEQAMKMIINDPRYSALAKLSEKKQAFNAYKVQTEKEEKEEARSKYKEAKESFQRFLENHEKMTSTTRYKKAEQMFGEMEVWNAISERDRLEIYEDVLFFLSKKEKEQAKQLRKRNWEALKNILDNMANVTYCTTWSEAQQYLMDNPTFAEDEELQNMDKEDALICFEEHIRALEKEEEEEKQKSLLRERRRQRKNRESFQIFLDELHEHGQLHSMSSWMELYPTISSDIRFTNMLGQPVFSSGSTALDLFKFYVEDLKARYHDEKKIIKDILKDKGFVVEVNTSFEDFVTVISSTKRATTLDAGNIKLAFNSLLEKAEAREREREKEEARKMKRKESAFKSMLKQATPPIELDAVWEDIRDRFVKEPAFEDITLESERKRIFKDFMHVLEHECQHHHSKNKKHSKKSKKHHRKRSRSRSGSESEDDDSHSKKKRQRSESRSVSERSSSAESERSYKKSKKHKKKSKKRRHKSGNWDTSGSELSEGELEKQRRTLLEQLDEDQ, from the exons GCTGGCGGGCCGCCCCGATTGGCCGGCGGGCAAGCCAGTCAGCCTGCTGGCGCCGCTGCTCCCGCCCCGCGGCGAGCCCGAGCCCCTGATGCCCTTCGGGCCCTCGTCGCGGCAGCCGCTGCGGGGGCGGCTCCTGGGCAGGTGCGGCGGGGGCAGCCTGCTGAGCCCCGCCATGCGGCCCGGGGCCGTCGACCGCGGCTCGCTTATG ATGGGACACCCAGGGATGCCACATTACCCGCCCATGGGAATGCACCCCATGGGGCAGAGGCCACCGAACATGCCGCCGGTTCCGCATGGTATGATGCCTCAGATGATGCCTCCCATGGGAGGACCACCGATGGGGCAG ATGCCTGGAATGATGCAGTCGGTAATGCCCGGAATGATGATGTCTCACATGTCCCAAGCTGCTATGCAGCCTACAGTTCCG CCAGGGGTGAACAGCATGGACGCGCAAGTAG gtgtaaCGCCACCTGGAACTCAG AGCTCTGTTTTGTTTCGCCCTCAGACAACGCATCCCGTAGTTTGTGCAGCTCAGCAAACCGCCACAACCAACAGTTCTGTTAACGAAGAGCACTCTAAACAG AAATCTACGTGGACGGAACACAAATCACCTGATGGAAGAACATACTACTATAATACTGAAACAAAGCAGTCTACCTGGGAGAAGCCAGATGATCTCAAAACACCAGCTGAG cAATTGTTGTCGAAGTGTCCCTGGAAAGAGTACAAATCTGATTCTGGAAAGCCATATTACTATAATTCCCAAACAAAGGAATCGCGCTGGGCAAAACCCAAAGAACTTGAAGATCTTGAAG CAATgattaaagcagaagaaaacag CACCAAGCCTGAAGAGTCAGCTGCAACGTCATCTGCTACGGGAGAAGCAGCAAACACAACCACCACAGCCACAACTGCTGCGGAAACCGCAGCAGCTGTAACCACCACCACTActgcagcaacagcagcctctGAAGGCGaaactgctgcagcttctgggACAGAAAATGAGAGTACTGCCGCAGCCACAGCAGAGGAACAGGGACAGCAAGCAACTTCTGCACCTGCTGCACAGGAACAGAGTGCAGAAACTGCAGCTAACGCAGCGGATGATTCTTCCAAGCAGGAGGGTTCAGCAGA TGCTTCTTCAAAGAAAGAGGACGATGATGCACAGCCAGTTAAAAAAACCTATACGTGGAATacaaaggaagaagcaaagcaagcaTTTAAAGAACTCCtaaaagaaaag AGAGTACCGTCTAATGCGTCTTGGGAGCAAGCTATGAAGATGATCATTAATGATCCTAGATACAG TGCTTTGGCAAAGTTGAGTGAAAAAAAGCAAGCCTTTAATGCTTACAAagttcaaacagaaaaagaagaaaaagaagaagcaagATCAAAATACAAAGAAGCTAAAGAATCCTTCCAGCGTTTTCTTGAAAACCATGAAAAGATGACATCCACAACAAGATACAA AAAAGCTGAACAAATGTTTGGGGAGATGGAAGTCTGGAATGCAATATCTGAGCGTGATCGTCTTGAAATTTATGAGGATGTCTTGTTTTTTCTGTCTAAGAAAGAGAAG GAACAAGCCAAACAGTTGCGAAAGAGGAATTGGGAAGCTTTAAAGAACATACTAGATAACATGGCTAATGTCACTTACTGCACTACTTGGTCAGAGGCTCAGCAGTATCTGATGGACAATCCTACGTTTGCAGAAGATGAGGAACTTCAGA ATATGGATAAGGAAGATGCGCTGATCTGTTTTGAAGAGCATATCAGGGCActggaaaaagaggaggaagaagaaaaacagaaaagcttgcTTAGAGAAAGAAGGCGGCAGCGTAAAAATAGAGAGTCTTTCCAG ATATTTTTAGATGAACTTCATGAGCATGGACAATTACATTCAATGTCCTCTTGGATGGAGTTGTACCCAACCATAAGCTCTGACATCAGATTCACTAATATGCTTGGTCAACCTG TTTTTTCATCAGGATCGACAGCACTTGATCTTTTCAAGTTCTATGTTGAAGACTTAAAAGCACGTTACCATGATGAAAAGAAGATAATAAAAGATATCTTAAAG gataAAGGATTTGTGGTTGAAGTGAACACTTCTTTTGAAGACTTTGTTACGGTCATCAGCTCAACTAAAAGAGCTACAACtttagatgcaggaaatatCAAGCTGGCCTTCAATAGT CTGCTAGAAAAGGCAGAAGCCCgtgaaagagagagggaaaaagaagaagctCGTAAAATGAAGCGCAAAGAGTCTGCCTTCAAGAGTATGTTGAAACAAGCTACTCCTCCGATTGAATTGGATGCTGTCTGGGAAGAT atcaGAGATAGATTTGTGAAAGAGCCAGCATTTGAAGACATCACTCTGgagtctgaaagaaaaagaatatttaaagattTCATGCATGTACTAgag CATGAATGTCAGCACCATCATTCAAAGAACAAGAAACATTCTAAAAAGTCTAAAAAACATCACAGGAAGCGGTCTCGCTCTCGTTCG GGCTCAGAGTCTGAGGACGATGATAGTcattcaaagaagaaaaggcaacGGTCAGAATCTAGATCTGTTTCTGAGCGTTCTTCCAGTGCAGAATCTg AGAGAAGTTACAAGAAgtcaaaaaaacacaagaaaaagagcaagaagagaAGACATAAGTCT ggTAACTGGGATACTTCAGGCAGTGAACTGAGCGAAGGGGAGCTGGAAAAACAGAGGCGGACTCTTTTGGAACAACTGGATGAAGATCAATGA